A single uncultured Acetobacterium sp. DNA region contains:
- the rnr gene encoding ribonuclease R, which produces MKTKECKQIVKRLMKERLYQQMTFDQLAEFMDLSKKKDRQMLTHVLKELNLKTNDGKDRKKPEKDRPTPDKVNNFKNNRTRIDDDSPKIEGVLRGNQRGFGFVIPDYSIFSEDIYIHEKNLYGALDMDKVRVRITSEPGDKRPEGEVVEIIERGHKKIIGRYEKGKGFGFVIPDNDRLCKDIFIPERHSKKAFTGDKVVTEILTWSDRGKNPEGAIVEILGNEAEPGIDILSVLKEYDIPMDFSAEVEQAAEQLSDKISDQELEKRKDLRNEIIVTIDGDDAKDYDDAVSIHKKDNGNFVLGVHIADVSHYVKQGDAIDESALERGTSVYVVDRVVPMLPFKLSNDVCSLVPDKDRLTFSCEMEINEQGQVVDYSIFKSVIRSKSRMTYRLVADLLAGTGDQPNRLEPFRDELTLMDELHEILRVNRRLNRGAINFDFPEAKIILDKTGFPDKITIDERLVSHRMIEEFMLVCNETIAEHVSKLDAPFIFRNHPEPHPEKLTAFQTFINRYGFKLGKNDDQVPSGEDFQQLVEDIKGKNEERVITLLMLRTMQQAVYEGHNLGHYALGASFYTHFTSPIRRYPDLFVHRYLAKAIFGKINKRSMDYLQKNIESIASHTSETERRAENIEREITKLKMTEFMTRHIGEIFTGRISGVTSFGFFVELENTIEGLVRLQDLKDDYYNYDPDLHQHIGEHRGKIYRLGQEIKIKVAKADVNAKQIDFEPVE; this is translated from the coding sequence ATGAAAACCAAAGAATGTAAACAAATCGTCAAGCGATTGATGAAGGAAAGACTGTACCAGCAAATGACCTTTGATCAATTGGCCGAATTTATGGATCTTTCGAAAAAGAAAGATCGGCAAATGTTAACCCACGTGCTTAAAGAGCTAAATCTTAAAACCAATGATGGAAAAGACCGAAAAAAACCTGAAAAAGATCGACCGACACCAGACAAGGTTAATAATTTCAAGAATAATAGAACTAGAATCGATGACGATTCACCTAAAATAGAAGGTGTTCTGAGAGGCAACCAACGGGGCTTCGGTTTTGTCATTCCCGACTACAGTATTTTTTCAGAAGATATCTACATCCATGAGAAAAACCTTTATGGTGCCCTGGATATGGATAAGGTCAGGGTCCGGATTACATCCGAGCCGGGTGACAAACGACCGGAAGGCGAAGTGGTTGAGATTATCGAACGGGGCCATAAAAAAATTATCGGCCGCTATGAAAAAGGGAAGGGCTTTGGCTTTGTCATTCCTGACAACGATCGGCTCTGCAAGGATATTTTTATTCCCGAACGGCATAGCAAAAAGGCATTCACCGGGGATAAGGTCGTCACTGAAATTCTCACCTGGTCGGATCGGGGCAAAAATCCCGAGGGGGCCATTGTCGAAATACTGGGCAACGAAGCCGAACCAGGTATTGATATTCTCTCGGTTTTAAAAGAATATGATATCCCCATGGATTTTTCAGCCGAAGTCGAGCAGGCAGCCGAACAATTATCTGATAAAATTTCCGATCAGGAATTGGAGAAGCGCAAAGATCTGCGCAACGAAATCATTGTCACCATTGATGGCGACGACGCCAAGGATTATGATGATGCCGTATCGATTCACAAAAAAGACAATGGCAACTTTGTGTTGGGGGTTCATATTGCCGACGTCAGCCATTATGTCAAACAAGGTGATGCCATCGATGAATCAGCTTTGGAACGTGGCACCAGTGTCTATGTGGTCGATCGGGTGGTGCCGATGCTGCCGTTTAAGCTCTCAAACGATGTTTGCAGTCTGGTGCCGGATAAAGACCGGCTGACCTTCTCTTGCGAAATGGAAATCAATGAACAGGGACAGGTGGTCGATTACAGTATCTTCAAATCCGTGATCCGCTCAAAATCCCGGATGACCTATCGTCTGGTGGCAGACCTGTTAGCCGGTACCGGAGATCAGCCCAACCGACTGGAACCGTTTAGAGATGAGCTGACGCTGATGGATGAATTGCATGAAATCCTGCGGGTCAATCGTCGGCTCAATCGCGGAGCCATCAATTTTGATTTTCCGGAAGCCAAGATTATTTTGGACAAAACCGGTTTTCCCGATAAAATTACCATCGATGAACGGTTAGTCTCCCATCGAATGATTGAAGAATTTATGCTGGTTTGCAATGAAACCATTGCCGAGCACGTTTCCAAGTTGGATGCGCCATTTATTTTCAGAAACCATCCGGAACCCCATCCCGAAAAGTTGACCGCCTTTCAAACCTTTATCAATCGCTATGGTTTTAAGCTGGGGAAAAATGATGACCAAGTGCCCTCCGGTGAGGACTTTCAACAATTGGTGGAAGACATTAAAGGCAAAAATGAAGAACGGGTCATTACCCTGTTGATGCTGCGAACCATGCAACAAGCTGTTTATGAAGGTCATAATCTGGGACACTATGCATTGGGTGCCAGTTTTTATACCCATTTCACCTCACCGATTCGCCGCTACCCGGATCTTTTTGTCCATCGCTATCTGGCCAAAGCAATTTTTGGAAAAATCAATAAACGCTCCATGGATTATTTGCAGAAAAATATCGAGAGCATTGCCAGCCATACCTCTGAAACGGAGCGTCGGGCAGAGAATATTGAGCGGGAAATCACGAAGCTGAAGATGACCGAATTTATGACCAGACATATTGGTGAAATATTTACCGGACGAATCAGCGGCGTGACCTCTTTTGGATTCTTTGTGGAGCTGGAAAACACCATTGAAGGGTTAGTTAGACTCCAGGATCTGAAGGATGATTACTATAATTATGATCCCGACCTGCATCAGCATATTGGCGAACATCGTGGCAAGATCTATCGATTGGGCCAGGAAATTAAGATAAAAGTTGCTAAAGCAGATGTGAATGCGAAACAAATTGATTTTGAACCAGTTGAATAA
- the smpB gene encoding SsrA-binding protein SmpB encodes MGENIKIVAKNRKARHDFSIEDTYEVGLVLSGTEVKSIRGGKVSLKESFADIYNGEIFVYQMHIDPYEQGNIYNKDPLRIRKLLMHKQQITKLIGLKQREGYTLVPLTLYFKDGRVKMELALAKGKKLYDKRHAIAERDSDRRIQKSMRHNG; translated from the coding sequence ATGGGAGAAAATATTAAGATTGTGGCCAAAAACCGAAAAGCACGTCATGATTTTTCCATTGAGGATACCTATGAGGTGGGTCTGGTCTTATCCGGCACGGAAGTGAAATCGATCCGTGGCGGAAAAGTCAGCCTGAAGGAAAGTTTTGCTGATATTTATAACGGTGAGATTTTCGTTTATCAGATGCATATTGATCCTTATGAACAGGGGAATATTTACAATAAAGACCCTTTGCGCATCCGTAAGCTCCTGATGCATAAACAGCAGATCACCAAACTGATCGGGTTGAAGCAGCGGGAAGGCTACACTCTGGTACCACTGACGCTATACTTTAAGGATGGCCGGGTTAAGATGGAACTGGCTCTGGCCAAAGGCAAGAAGCTTTATGATAAGCGTCACGCCATTGCCGAGCGGGATTCAGACCGACGGATTCAAAAAAGTATGCGGCATAACGGCTAG